From the Congzhengia minquanensis genome, the window GAAACCGGTATTACGACCCCAAGCTCGGCAGGTTTATCAGTGAGGACCCGGCAAAGAGCGGCTCTAACTGGTATGTTTATTGTGAGAATAATCCATTGAAGTTTGTGGATCCGTGGGGGCTGGAAGAAATCGTAATTTCAGGTGGTGCATATGGCTCTGATGATCCTTGGCCATTTGAATTCATTGCTTCTGCTGTTAAACAAATTCAAGATATGCAAGCGAATACTAATGAAAGTATAACCTGGATTGTTAGCGATATAGGTTATTCGAATGAAGACATTAATTTAATTAGAAGCGCTGCTAAAGATTTGGACGTAAGATTGGTTATGATTCACAATTCAGATCAATTACAAAATTATTTAAATTCAAAATCAACAACCGTCTGGGAGCTGACTCAAGCGAGAAAAAATGATAAAGTTAGAACGGTAACCATGTTTTCACATGGATTTATTGGAAGTGTTGAACTTGGCTATGGTAATGCAGACCGTTCTAGGTTTTCATTAGATTATAATTGGATAGGTGGATTAATCCCTGCTGCATTTTATTCTACTACAGCTACGTTTTACGCGTGTAATACCGGAACAGACGTTAATGGAGAATGGGGTAATAATTTTGCGCAAAAATGGGTAGATGCTGTTGGCGGTGTAGCATTTGCTGTTAATGGAAGAACGGAATATGCTAATGTCTCAGGAAAATATATTAATGCAATAGGGCGACAAAGCACGCCGCTTAGTGCTTCCCACAAATATAAATATCCGGTTGCAAGCAAAGGTGTTTCCTGGATTAAATTTTATTAAAAATGGGGGATTTAAACGATGAATAACTTTGAAATGACGTCATTTATTAAACGAATAGTAAAATATTTTTTGGTGATTTTACTTGTATTGGTTGTTGAAATTGTGCTTTTATGGATAATTCCATTCAAACAGGGAATAAAAGAAAAAGATTTTAATATTAATAATTACGTGCAAAAATATGGTGATGTCGCAATTCGCGCCAATGATATTAATGCTACATTATATAATTGGGACGTCATCGAATATGCTGGAATTGATAATTGCCCACGTGATATTGCCATAGAAGGAAATGTACCAGATGATTGGCTGAAAACACAGGTTGACGATTTTTATGATGTAGATTTTCTGTTTATTGGAAAATTTGACGAGGAAGATTCTCATGTATTTATCGTTGAGAAATGGTATACCGTGGGGAAAATTGAAAGGCCGATGAATATAATGTGGTATCCGCCTTATGGATTGAACATTTTTGAACATGATTTTGACTAAAATAATGAAATCACTTACAAAATTTTAGGGTAGCCATTCGACTACCCTAAAGTTTTTTATTTTATTTTATTTAAGTCATAAGGGGTTGTTTGATAAACAAAATAGTTCAGCCAGTTTGAATAAAACAAATTGGCGCAGGACCGCCACGTAACCCTAGGGGGAAGCGACGGATCGTCGTTTTCAAAATAGTTCACCGGCAAGTCGATTTTTTTTCCCGCTTCCTTGTCCCGGAAATATTCCTTTTTCAGCGTGTCCGCATCATATTCCGAATGCCCCATCACATAAATCTGCCTGCCCAAATCTGTGGCTGCCACATAAAGGCCTGCTTCGTCAGATGAGGCAAGAATTTTCAAGTCAGAAACGGCTTCCACGTCCTCCCGTTTCACGTCTGTATGACGGGAATGGGGAACGTAGAATTCGTCGTCAAAACCGCGGAACAAAATTGCGGTTTTTCTGTCCAGCTTGTGCTTGTATACGCCGAACAGCTTTTTATCTAAGGTATATTTCGGAATTCCATAGTGATAGTAAAGCCCCGCCTGAGCGCCCCAGCAAATGTGCAGCGTGCTGGTAACGTTAGTTTTGCTCCACTCCATAATTTCCTTGAGTTCTTCCCAATATTCCACCTCTTCAAAATCCATCAGTTCCACCGGCGCGCCGGTAATTACCAGCCCGTCGAACTTTTTATCCTTCACCTCTTCAAAGGTCTTATAAAACGTTAACAGGTGTTCCTGGGACGTGTTTTTCGACTTGTGGGTTTTGGTGTGCAAAAGCTCCAGCTCCACTTGCAGCGGTGTGTTGCCCAAAAGCCTTACAAACTGCGTTTCTGTTTCCACCTTTGTGGGCATCAAATTCAAAATTGCTATTTTTAATGGGCGGATGTCCTGGGTAATGGCCCTGGTTTCCGTTATCACAAATATATTTTCTTTTTCCAAAACCGCCGTTGCCGGCAGGTCGTTCGGGATTTTAATCGGCATTTCACCACTCCCTTGCCGTGTTAATTTAAAATCAGTTATTTCGCCGTTACTTTATGATATACTTTCTTTCCTTTTTTTATTACGATTCCTTTTTCAAGACTTTCTTTTGAAATGGTGTGCGTTGGCTCTGCAATCTTCACATCGTCCACCGACACGCCGCCCTGGGTAATGAGCCTTCTCCCCTCGCCCTTTGACGGAATCAGTTTCGCGGCAACCATTATGTCTAACAGCGATGTTTCGTCTGCGAGTTCGGAAAGGCTTAACTCAGTAGACGGCATATCCCCGGCGCTGCCTGCGCCGCCGAAAATGCCCTCGGCAGTTTGTTTTGCCTTAAGCGCCTCTGCCTCGCCGTGAACAAGCTTTGTTACCTCGAAGGCCAGCCGCGCTTTGGCCTTGTTTAATTCAGCGCCTTCCCATGTTTCCATTTCACGAATCTCATCCATTGGGACGAACGTCACCATTTTTAAAAGCCTGCAAACGTCAGCGTCGTCTACGTTTCTCCAATATTGATAAAAGTCATATGGCGAAACCTTTTCCGGGTCAAGCCACAGAGCGCCTTTCGCTGTTTTGCCCATCTTTTTGCCGTCGCTGGTGGTAAGGAGGGTAAACGTCATGCCATAAACCTGCTGGTTCTCTTTGCGTCGCACCAGGTCAATGCCGCCTAAAATGTTGCTCCACTGGTCATCTCCTCCCAGCTCCAGCTTACAGCCATAATTTTTATAAAGCTGCAAAAAGTCGTAGCTTTGCATAAGCATATAGTTAAATTCAATAAACGAAAGCCCCTTTTCCAGACGCGTTTGAAAACACTTTGCCCGCAGCATTTCGTTTACGGAAAAACAGGAGCCAATGTCCCGCAAAAATTCAATGTAGTTTAAGTCTCTCAGCCAATCTGCGTTGTTCACCATAATGGCCTTGCCCTCAGAAAAATCTACAATGGAGGAAAGCTGTTTTTTAAAGCACTCGCAGTTGTGATTAATGGTTTCCACCGTCATCATCTGGCGCATATCCGTTCTGCCCGACGGGTCGCCCACCATGCCTGTGCCGCCGCCCACTAAGGCGATTGGCCTGTGGCCTGCGTTCTGCATGTGGCGCATAACCACCATTTGCAGAAAATGTCCCACATGAAGGCTGTCTGCCGTGGGGTCGAAGCCGATATAAAACGTAACCTTTTCTTTCCCGAGAAGCTCACGAATTTCGTCTTCATGGGTGGTTTGGGCAATCAGCCCGCGCTCTTTTAATATGTCAAATACGTTTTCCAAGTTAAACTCCCCTTATTATAATAAAAACTTTTCTTGTTATTTTATCACAAAAGCCGCCTGTTTGCAAATAAAACTTTATTTTGCATTGAAAAGAGCCTGCTGAATGTCACCGATGATGTCGTCACAGTTTTCAATGCCAACGGACATACGAATCATGTCGGCAGGCACGCCGCAGGAGATTAGCTGCTCATCGCTGAGCTGCCTGTGGGTGGTAGAGGCCGGGTGCAGAACGCTGGTTCTGGCGTCTGCCACATGCACCACCATTTGGGCCAGCTTAAGACTCTCCATAAACTTCACAGCCGCTTCCTTGCCGCCCTTAATGCCAAAGGAAATAACGCCGCAAATGCCGTGGGGCATATATTTCTTGGCAAGCTCATATTGGGGACTGGAGGCAAGGCCCGGATAGTTCACCCAGGAAATGTCGTCACAGTCCTCTAAAAACTTAGCCACTTTCATTGCATTTTCACAGTGACGTTCTACCCTGAGGTGCAGCGTCTCAAGCCCCAAATTCAATATAAACGCCGCTATAGGACTCATTTGAGAGCCCAAGTCGCGCATAAGCTGCGCCCGGGCTTTCACGATGTAGGCCGCTTTGCCGAACTCCTTGGTGTAGGTTACACCGTGGTAAGATTCGTCCGGCTCGGAAAGCTCAGGATATTTTCCGCCTGCCCAGTCGAAATTTCCGCTGTCCACAATTGCACCGCCAACACAGGTTGCGTGACCGTCCATATATTTGGTGGTGGAATGCGTTACAATGTCTGCGCCAAATTCAAAGGGTCGGCAGTTGATAGGCGTTGCAAACGTGTTGTCAATAATAAGCGGAACGCCGTGGCTGTGGGCCAAACGTGCAAACCGTTCAATGTCTAACACATCCAGCGCTGGGTTTGACACAGTTTCGCCAAACACCGCACGGGTGCGCTCGTCAAAAAGTTTTTCAATTTCCTCGTCGCTGTCTTTCGGGCTTGCAAACCGCACTTCAATGCCCATTTTTTTCATGGTAACAGCAAACAAATTTACCGTTCCGCCGTAAATTTCAGATGCACTGACGAAATTATCGCCAGACTGTGCAATGTTTAAAAGCGCAAACAAATTTGCCGCCTGACCGGAAGACAGGCACAGCGCACCAACGCCGCCCTCCAACGCCGCAATTTTTTTCTCCACACACTCAATGGTGGGGTTAGAAAGGCGGGTATACATGTGCCCCTCCACTTTTAAATCAAACAAATCGCCCAGATATTGGGCTGAGTCATATTTATAGGTTGTGCTCTGGTAAATGGGGAGCACCCTCGGCTCGCCATTTTTTGGCTCATAGCCGGCCTGCACGCAGTTCGTTTCAATTTTGTAATCCATTTTATACATCCTCCTATATGTTAAAGTTCCATTCTGTGAATGCTCTCGTTTTGAAAAAGCTTAGCGCTTGTTTTGTGGCAGGTAAAGTAAATTACCTGGTCGAACCCGCCGCTGTTGATTAGAAAATCTGCCGCCGCCTTAAGCCGCGAATCGTCTAATTGCAGCAGCGCGTCATCTAAAATAACAGGCGGAATTGTTTCGCCGAACAAAACGCTCAGCGCCGCAAAACGCAGCGCAATATATAATAAATCGTAGGTGCCGCCGCTTAAATACGACGCGTCCACAATTTCGTTGTTTTCATTCTGATAGTTTAAGCGAAACGCTTCACCCAGCTTCACTCCGCAATATTTATCAAAGGTGAGGCGCGAGAAAATTTCAGCCATTTTCTGATTCAGCCGCGGCGCGTAATTCTGTTTAATTTCTCCGTGGGCGCGTTCGAGCCATTCAGACGCCTTTTCTAAAGCGGCATGGCGTTTTGTTAAGCCTTCTATCTGCTCCGACACCGCCAAAAGGTCAGACTCTATGTCAGGAACAGTCCGGTCTGCCGCCGTCTGTTTTGCCAAATTTACAGACAGGTCGTAATGTTTTTGGGTCAGCACTTCGAGCCTCGTCTTTAACGCTTTCGTCTGCGACGCAATTTCTAACGCCGAACTGCCCGAATAATTGATAACCTCCGGGGGGAATTCTCGTTTCTCCTGCCCAGGAAGGCGCGACAAGCTTTCAGTTAACGACTTTATTTCTGTTTCGCAGGATTTCATTTGGCGCTGCGTTTCCTTTAACCGCTCGGTGTTGCTGTTATCCTCTGCAGCCCGGTTAAATAGCGCGCTTAATCCGTCTGTTTCATATTTTTTGCACAGCGCTGAAACTGCCAACTGCAACTCTTTCCTTTGCCCGTCTGCTTTTTCCAGCTCCTGCTGAGCGGTTTCAAGCTCTCCGCCCCATTTTCCACGGCTTGTCATGAAAAAGAAGAAAACACCTGCAAGCGCCAGACCAGCCAACGGCAATATTATGGGATGCAGCCAATTTTTTAGCACAATTGCCGCCACGGCAAAAATGAGGAAAACAAGAGCGGAAACAATACCGGCGCTGCGCTTTTTCTTTGCAGTTCCCAACTGCATTTTTTCGGAAAGCTCCTGCATTTGCGTTTCCAATTCCTCTTTTTTATTTTCAAAAATAATCAGCTGTTTTTCTAAAATTTTTGCCTGATTTATATCCTCAGAGGTCACTTCTGCCCTTGTTTTTTCAAGCAATTCCGCCCCGGCCTGCTGCAGCTTTAAAAGTCGCTCATTTTCCTTGCTGAGTCTGTCCAATAGCATGCTTCGGTTTTCCGCTGTTTGCTTTTGAGAAAGATAGGCTTCGTGGTCTGCGGCGGTTTGATATGCTTGTTCCGCAGTCTGAATTTTTATCTGAAGTTCGGCAATTTGCGCCTTAAGTTCAGTTCTTTGGCGCTCCTCATCTTTCACGCTTTCATAAAATCGCTGAGCGGTGTTAAGCTCCGACTGAAGCTTTCGTTCCTGTTCCCTTAACGCCGCCAGCTTTCCGCCCTTGCCCGTTTTGGTTAGGATTGCAAACTGCTCCTTTTCCAGAGCGTTTTTAATGTTTCCATATGAAATATCTTCGTCGCCGCTGGTTTCTAAATTGGAAAGCCGGGTTAAAATCTCCTCGTTTCCTGTGCTTTTTACGTCAGCACCCAGCGCGGTAATGTAAAGGGTTTTTAAAAAGCCCTCCCGTCCCAGACCAAAAAACCGCTCGCCGGCGTTCTCCGGGCTTCCGCACTCGTCCCAGCTGGCGGCATCCATCAGCCGCGCCCTGTCAGACCGTTTTGTGGCGCCAAAATTTTTTTCTAAAATATATTGTTTTCCGCCGTGCGTAAAGTACACCCTGCCGCCAAACCGATCTGTGTTCCAGGGCTTATATTTGCGCCGAATTGATTCAGAAAGCTCCAGCCGTTTACCGTCGTTTGGCATATCGTAAAACATAGAGAGCAAAAATGCACACAGCGTGCTCTTTCCGCTTTCATTTTCGCCAAAAATCAGGTTAAAGCCATCACTGAGCGTTAACGAAAAATCATTCAATTTTCCAAAACCGTCGATTTCGATTTTATCAATTCTCATTGCGTTCCTCTTTTTCTAAAATAGAAAATCCTGTTTTAAAGGCAAGCTCAAACGCTTCGGCCTCCATGTTTGCCCTGTCTTCTAAAGCAAATTTCGTAAATAAGCCTTTCAGCGAAAACTCTCTGCTCAGCTGTTCTAAATCCACAGCGGGAACGGTTTCATCAATTACCGAAACATCGAAGGCATCAATGCCGCTCTTTAAAACTTCTGTATCTATGGGAAAGCTGCTGCTTCCTGTCAAGCGGAACCGATACATGTTCTGCGGTTCTTTCAAAGCGCCGTTTAGCTGCTTTGCAATGTCTTCCATACATTCGGCTTTGCTTACGTCAACAGACGTGCTTACATACATTTTTTGCTGAACCGGAACGAACTCTGCCGTCACATGTCCTTTACTCACAGTCAGCGCCAAAACACCCTTTTCCCCTGTTTCATCAAACCCGCGTCCCTCCGGACAGCCGGGATATGCATAAAAACAGGTGCCGCGCACCTTAAGACCGCTTGCTGCGTGAACGTGGCCTAAGGCCACATAGTCCATTCCGCAGGTTTCTATGTCAGACAGCTGAACGGGGTTATACCCTTCTCCCATTAAGTTTCCGTGCATCACCAGCAAATTCATTTTAGCAGGATTTTTAACCTGAAACCGCGGCAGCAATTCCCGAAACTCGTTGGCAGTTTGAAACGATATGCCGTAAATGTCCGCGCTTTCCGTTTCCACCACCTCGGGTTCGGTTCCAAACACGTGAACGTTTTCGCCAAAATCGAAAGTGGCGTAAACGCTGTCTGCATGAAAGCAATCATGATTTCCCGCCGCGATAAACACTTTTACATGTTTTATTTTAAAAAACTCCCGCTTTAGAAAATCCAGTGTGGTGCGGCTTACGGTTCTGCCGTCGAACAAGTCGCCGGAGATAAACAGCATGTCAGCGTTTTGGGCCATAGAAATAATTGTTGAAAACGTGGTGCGCAAATCCTGCCGCCGCACCGCTGCTTTCTCTGTTTCCGAAAGCCCTGAAAACGGCGTGTCGAAATGCACGTCGGCCGTGTGAATTATTTTTAAATCCATTATACTTCCTCAATTAATTTCTTATCGTCGTTCTTCTTTTTTTCATTTGCCTTTGCAAGGGTAAAGCTAAACCGCGTAAACTCGCCCGGCTCGCTTTCCGCCCACACCCGTTCGCCGTGAGCCTGGATAATGCTTTTTACAATATAAAGCCCAAGCCCTGCGCCGTTTTTGTCCAGACTTCTGGACTTGTCGGATTTATAAAACCGGTCGAAAATGTGCATTAAGTCTTTCTTTTCAATGCCCAGTCCTGAGTTTTGAATGCTTACATAGGCGCTGCCGTCTTTTACACCGGTGTTCACGTC encodes:
- a CDS encoding RHS repeat-associated core domain-containing protein yields the protein NRYYDPKLGRFISEDPAKSGSNWYVYCENNPLKFVDPWGLEEIVISGGAYGSDDPWPFEFIASAVKQIQDMQANTNESITWIVSDIGYSNEDINLIRSAAKDLDVRLVMIHNSDQLQNYLNSKSTTVWELTQARKNDKVRTVTMFSHGFIGSVELGYGNADRSRFSLDYNWIGGLIPAAFYSTTATFYACNTGTDVNGEWGNNFAQKWVDAVGGVAFAVNGRTEYANVSGKYINAIGRQSTPLSASHKYKYPVASKGVSWIKFY
- a CDS encoding O-acetylhomoserine aminocarboxypropyltransferase/cysteine synthase family protein codes for the protein MDYKIETNCVQAGYEPKNGEPRVLPIYQSTTYKYDSAQYLGDLFDLKVEGHMYTRLSNPTIECVEKKIAALEGGVGALCLSSGQAANLFALLNIAQSGDNFVSASEIYGGTVNLFAVTMKKMGIEVRFASPKDSDEEIEKLFDERTRAVFGETVSNPALDVLDIERFARLAHSHGVPLIIDNTFATPINCRPFEFGADIVTHSTTKYMDGHATCVGGAIVDSGNFDWAGGKYPELSEPDESYHGVTYTKEFGKAAYIVKARAQLMRDLGSQMSPIAAFILNLGLETLHLRVERHCENAMKVAKFLEDCDDISWVNYPGLASSPQYELAKKYMPHGICGVISFGIKGGKEAAVKFMESLKLAQMVVHVADARTSVLHPASTTHRQLSDEQLISCGVPADMIRMSVGIENCDDIIGDIQQALFNAK
- a CDS encoding metallophosphoesterase family protein, whose protein sequence is MDLKIIHTADVHFDTPFSGLSETEKAAVRRQDLRTTFSTIISMAQNADMLFISGDLFDGRTVSRTTLDFLKREFFKIKHVKVFIAAGNHDCFHADSVYATFDFGENVHVFGTEPEVVETESADIYGISFQTANEFRELLPRFQVKNPAKMNLLVMHGNLMGEGYNPVQLSDIETCGMDYVALGHVHAASGLKVRGTCFYAYPGCPEGRGFDETGEKGVLALTVSKGHVTAEFVPVQQKMYVSTSVDVSKAECMEDIAKQLNGALKEPQNMYRFRLTGSSSFPIDTEVLKSGIDAFDVSVIDETVPAVDLEQLSREFSLKGLFTKFALEDRANMEAEAFELAFKTGFSILEKEERNEN
- the tyrS gene encoding tyrosine--tRNA ligase — encoded protein: MENVFDILKERGLIAQTTHEDEIRELLGKEKVTFYIGFDPTADSLHVGHFLQMVVMRHMQNAGHRPIALVGGGTGMVGDPSGRTDMRQMMTVETINHNCECFKKQLSSIVDFSEGKAIMVNNADWLRDLNYIEFLRDIGSCFSVNEMLRAKCFQTRLEKGLSFIEFNYMLMQSYDFLQLYKNYGCKLELGGDDQWSNILGGIDLVRRKENQQVYGMTFTLLTTSDGKKMGKTAKGALWLDPEKVSPYDFYQYWRNVDDADVCRLLKMVTFVPMDEIREMETWEGAELNKAKARLAFEVTKLVHGEAEALKAKQTAEGIFGGAGSAGDMPSTELSLSELADETSLLDIMVAAKLIPSKGEGRRLITQGGVSVDDVKIAEPTHTISKESLEKGIVIKKGKKVYHKVTAK
- a CDS encoding ATP-binding protein, whose product is MRIDKIEIDGFGKLNDFSLTLSDGFNLIFGENESGKSTLCAFLLSMFYDMPNDGKRLELSESIRRKYKPWNTDRFGGRVYFTHGGKQYILEKNFGATKRSDRARLMDAASWDECGSPENAGERFFGLGREGFLKTLYITALGADVKSTGNEEILTRLSNLETSGDEDISYGNIKNALEKEQFAILTKTGKGGKLAALREQERKLQSELNTAQRFYESVKDEERQRTELKAQIAELQIKIQTAEQAYQTAADHEAYLSQKQTAENRSMLLDRLSKENERLLKLQQAGAELLEKTRAEVTSEDINQAKILEKQLIIFENKKEELETQMQELSEKMQLGTAKKKRSAGIVSALVFLIFAVAAIVLKNWLHPIILPLAGLALAGVFFFFMTSRGKWGGELETAQQELEKADGQRKELQLAVSALCKKYETDGLSALFNRAAEDNSNTERLKETQRQMKSCETEIKSLTESLSRLPGQEKREFPPEVINYSGSSALEIASQTKALKTRLEVLTQKHYDLSVNLAKQTAADRTVPDIESDLLAVSEQIEGLTKRHAALEKASEWLERAHGEIKQNYAPRLNQKMAEIFSRLTFDKYCGVKLGEAFRLNYQNENNEIVDASYLSGGTYDLLYIALRFAALSVLFGETIPPVILDDALLQLDDSRLKAAADFLINSGGFDQVIYFTCHKTSAKLFQNESIHRMEL
- the metA gene encoding homoserine O-acetyltransferase MetA, translated to MPIKIPNDLPATAVLEKENIFVITETRAITQDIRPLKIAILNLMPTKVETETQFVRLLGNTPLQVELELLHTKTHKSKNTSQEHLLTFYKTFEEVKDKKFDGLVITGAPVELMDFEEVEYWEELKEIMEWSKTNVTSTLHICWGAQAGLYYHYGIPKYTLDKKLFGVYKHKLDRKTAILFRGFDDEFYVPHSRHTDVKREDVEAVSDLKILASSDEAGLYVAATDLGRQIYVMGHSEYDADTLKKEYFRDKEAGKKIDLPVNYFENDDPSLPPRVTWRSCANLFYSNWLNYFVYQTTPYDLNKIK